The genomic window GCCGCCGAGCTGGCGCTGATCCTCGAAGGGATCGATCTGCGCGGTGCGAAGCGCCGAGCACGCTGGACTGCGACGCCACCCGAAACAATCGACATCGCCGCGTGATTTATTGATCAGGGCCACTGTTCCGGAGCGATCGGCTCTGATAGCAGAGAGGTGTGACTCGACGCGTGCTCGGCTCGACGACGGATGTGCCGGCGCTGCGTGCGCAGCTCGAGGCGCTGGTCGCTGCCGGCGAGCACGTGCAGGTGATCGCCATCCTCTTCGAGGTCCTCGAGAAGGTGACGCGCGACCACAGCGACCTGGCGGCGCGCTACACGTCGATGCTGCGCCAGATGTACCGAAGCAAGTCGGAGCGGATCTCGCCGGATCAGCTCGCGCTGTTCCTCGCCCAGCTCCCCGCCAACGAGACCACCACGCCCCCCGACGAGCCGCCGCCGGCGCCCGAGCCACCGCCCGGCCCGATCGAGGGCGACGCAGGTGCGCCACCGGCCGGACCACAAGAGCCGAGCAAGCCCAGGCGCGGCGGTCGCAAGCCGGTGCCGCCGTCGATGCGGCGCGAGATCGTGAAGATCCCGGTCCCCGACGATGAGCTTCGCTGCTGCGATGCCGAGAAGAAGCTGATCGGGACCCGCGTTCGGGTCACGATCGAGTACCGCCCGGGCGAAGCCTACGCAGTAGAGGAACACGCCGAGGTTCGCGCCTGCGCGATCTGCGAGGGCAACGTGTCGACGGCGCCGACCACGCCACCGCCGATCGAGGGCGCACGGCCCGGTCCCGGCATGCTCGCGCAGATCGTGACGTCGAAGAACTCCGATGCCGTGCCGATCGAGCGCCAGAGCAAGATCCTCGCGCGCGGCGGGGCGCCGATCGCGCCATCGACGCTCGGCGATTGGTACGCGCGTGCCGCGGATCTCGTCGAGCCGTTGTCGCAGGTGCTTCGCGACGACACCCTCGCCCGCTACTTGATCAGCTTGGATGACACCGGCCTGGCGGTGCTCAGCCGCGGTCACGCGCGCGGCATCAAGCGCGGTCATATCTGGACCTTCCTGGGCGATGGTGGCGAGGTCGCGTTCTGTGAGTACACGCCCGACTGGAAGGGGAAATGGCCGCAGGCGACGCTGGCTGCGTTCCGCGGCCAGGTGATCCAGTCCGACGGCTACGCCGGGCTCGCTCCCATCTTCGAGCGCCCCAACGCGCCGCGCCGTGCAGGATGCATGGACCACTGCCGGCGCCGGTTCATCAAGGCACTCGACGCCGGTGATGCCCGCGCCGCGGTCGTCGTCGCTGCGCTGCGCGAGATCTACGCGGTCGAAGCCCAGGCCCGCGCCGACGGCGCCGACCTCGACGAGCTCCGACTCCGCCGGCAGCGCGACAGCCGGCCGCGCGTCGAGCGCCTCCATCGGATCATTGCCGATCTGGCGGGCCGGGCCACGCCCAAGAGCCCGTTGGGTAAGGCCGTTGGGTACGCCGTCAATCAGTGGCCCACCCTGGTCCTCTTCCTGGACGATCCGCGGGTCCCGCTGTCCAACGCGCACGTCGAACGGCAGCAGCGCCGCACGGCCATCGGTCGCCGAAACTGGTTGTTCGCAGGCTCCGACGACGCCGCCCGTCGCTTCGCGATCCTGCACACCTTGATCATCAACTGCGATCTCGTCGGCGCGCCGCCCTTCGAGTACCTCCGCGACGTCTTCCGGCACCTCGCCGACGACTGGCCCATGGCCCGGATTCGCGAGCTCCTGCCCGCCGCCTGGCTCGCGAACCAGCGCCGACAGCAGCAGCCACCCGATCGAGCTGCTGACCCCATCGACGACGCTGTCGTCGCCGCCGCGGCCTGACCGCGCGGTCGCCACGGCTGCGCGATCGCCGCGTACGCGGCAGACGCGGCGACCTCGGCGGGTCTTTGGCACGGCGCTCGCCATCGCCGCCACCATCGCATCTACCCGCTGGCTTTACGAGGCGTCGACTATCGGGCGGTTACGTCGTAGCCCCGGACGCCACACCAGCGTCGTATCCACCCGACCGTCACCATCTGGCTGGGATGACGCGGGGGATGCGACAACGCACGAGCGATGCGAGACGAGCTACGTGACGGCGACGACGTCGGCCTGGCCTGGACGCTGCTGTTCGGCCTGGCGGGCGGCGAGCCAGGTCCGGGGCAGGAGCTCGGTGACGCGGCCGGCGGGCCAGCCGGCGGCGATCTTGTCGATGACGTCGACGAGGTAGACGTAGGGGTTGACGCCGGCAAGCTCGCAGTTGAGCAGGACGGTGAGCACGTTCGCGTAGCGCTCGCCAGCGTCGAGGCTGCCGACGAACAGCGAGTTCTTCC from Vicinamibacterales bacterium includes these protein-coding regions:
- a CDS encoding IS66 family transposase, with translation MTRRVLGSTTDVPALRAQLEALVAAGEHVQVIAILFEVLEKVTRDHSDLAARYTSMLRQMYRSKSERISPDQLALFLAQLPANETTTPPDEPPPAPEPPPGPIEGDAGAPPAGPQEPSKPRRGGRKPVPPSMRREIVKIPVPDDELRCCDAEKKLIGTRVRVTIEYRPGEAYAVEEHAEVRACAICEGNVSTAPTTPPPIEGARPGPGMLAQIVTSKNSDAVPIERQSKILARGGAPIAPSTLGDWYARAADLVEPLSQVLRDDTLARYLISLDDTGLAVLSRGHARGIKRGHIWTFLGDGGEVAFCEYTPDWKGKWPQATLAAFRGQVIQSDGYAGLAPIFERPNAPRRAGCMDHCRRRFIKALDAGDARAAVVVAALREIYAVEAQARADGADLDELRLRRQRDSRPRVERLHRIIADLAGRATPKSPLGKAVGYAVNQWPTLVLFLDDPRVPLSNAHVERQQRRTAIGRRNWLFAGSDDAARRFAILHTLIINCDLVGAPPFEYLRDVFRHLADDWPMARIRELLPAAWLANQRRQQQPPDRAADPIDDAVVAAAA